DNA from Hippoglossus hippoglossus isolate fHipHip1 chromosome 1, fHipHip1.pri, whole genome shotgun sequence:
ACTGTCCTCTTTCCTCTGGTCATGGACCATTACTGAAGAGGAAAGTAAATGAACAAAGTTTAAGAGTGTGAGTTATTAatctgtgtgtggttgttttattttgtaggagcCTGGCCAGTGCAGCCATGCTGATGTATGATTACCCTCTGAAGCCAGACATGGAGACGGTAAgacacatgtgtttgtgtgctcccGTCATGCCTGAGCATGTTTTTGATGCCATACAGTATCtttgacccacacacacacacacacacacacacacacacacacacacacacacacacacacacacacactcttgctaCGTGTCTAGACAGAGTGGTTCCCACATTCCGACTCTTCCTGGACAAACAGGCTGCTATACAGTGGACATTTGCATACAATGGGTACACACACTGCCAGGCAGCAGgctaatgaacacacacacacacacacacacactgtactttgAGACATAACAGTTATCTGCTCCCACACAGAACTGAGTTTAAAGTTTTTTGGCCGGCTGTAGTTGTTTGTGAGGCAGAAATATGTTTTCCCTGTTATTGAACACAGAACCGGAAATTTTTAACTCTCCGCTCTTTTGTCTTCCTCCACTGCTTCCTTCTTCTgtatcctctctttctctttcgcTCACAGTCATTCTACTCTTCGCTTGTGAAAAGCCCAGAGCCGTACAGAGTGATCTTCCCCCATCCCGCCCCCCTCTaccacacgcacatgcacgccTTCGCCCAGTCCCACACCCCCAgcaaccccacacacacccagctgGAGCCAGTTGATCTGTCACTCAGCAAgcgctcctcctccagctcatcctcctcctctcctccctgctcctccgcctcctccccgGCCTCCTCGCGCAGCTCTCCGCCCTCGCCTCACAGCACAGCGAGCCGCGCCTCCCCCCGCTGCTCCCCTCCGCACGCCCAGCTGCGCTCCTCGCCCTCCCACGCCATCCCGCCGCCCACTGCCTCGCTTCCTTACACCACCATGGTGACTCCTCTGATCAGCTCGGGATCCGGGGTCAttcaggggtcaggggtcatgGTGTCTCCGGTCATGGTGCCTCTGTCAGTCCTGTACTCATCGTCCCTCCACCTGCACCAGCCCATAATGATGAGCCAAGCCGTCGCCTGTGACGACGACCACCATCGGAGCAGGGAGCACAAGACAGGTGAGTTTCAGTCTTTTACTCAGTGCAGTTTCCTGTTAGATTGAGTTGATTAAAATTAAATGATCATAATTAGTCATTAAATAACAAGGaatttaaaacaggaaataacttCACAACTACATGACAACATCTTATGAGTAATGTGCTGACTCTCCTTTTctccaaataaaatgttcccaTTTAATGTCGAACTTTCTTCTTAACTGTTGACATATCTTTTACTGACAATGAGGaagtgcttttcatttcctctgttagAATAACACAATAGCAGATTCTTGTTTCCTGAGggagccatgttttttttgtattcctgTTTTCTGTGGTCAGCTGGAGGTCACTGATGGACAAAGGTCACCATCTCTCACTCTCCAGTCTGTGACAGGCACAGATATGAGTGGACAATGATTAAATTCATACATGACTGTCAGATTCATCTTATCATAGTGTTTGCTTGTGATCCCCATatggaaaaacacataaatTCTAATTAAATAAGTTGAAAACAATCTATGTAACTATGGAGGATTAAGAGTCTACAGCAGCACTAGCAGCTCTATTAGGATGTACTTGTAGGGCCCTGAGTCAAGTGTTGAATGCTAACATCATAATCTAAAGTTTGGGCCAAATTAGATGTCCAATTCTACCACAATCCAATCCATTCAATAGTTGCTGAGATATTTTATTCTGGAAAAGTATGGGATATGGAGCGATGAACATTGCAGGTATCTTTGTATCAGGAAAAATCGGACTGTTAAAAGTGagaaacaattcctggatccgccccctgatctggatcctctccaaaattgaatcagttcttccttgacccatataacattcttccaccaagtttcgtggaaatccgtctTTTAGTTTTTGCGTATTCttgcttacaatcaaacaaaccaacaaacaaacatcatttcAAGTGTAAGATACTAATATCataataatgtgaataaaaccgGACCATATTGACCAGTTCACATCTGCTGATCTTTTTACATCTACCCAGTTCACTCTGCTAAGCCCCTGGAGCTACGAGGCGACGCCCACGACCTGCACAAGCCAATCAAAACAGAGCCTTGCCCTGAGCTTCTTCATGACTTCCACAACAGCCACGAGATGAAATCATCGGTCATCAGGATACCACACGAATATGAGTAAGTGGCCCACCAGCACGCCCACACACATTTAACTCTCTTTAACTTTATATGGAAGCGATTGTCAGAGCCCTTCCTCGTCTGCTCCTGTTGTAACCTTTTTAAAAAGGCGAGGACCTAAATCCTGCTATATTTTGAGAGCAGGATTTGGGTCCCGATAACAAAACTGCCCTTTTGTGACACCATGGGGAAATGGTCCTCAAAAGATGGTAAAAACATTAACTTACATTAGCCTATTTCACGGAGGATCAATAACCAATAATGGGTGATTGCAGGGATTTATTCAGAGATTAAATCTCCAGTCTCTCCAGTCAAATATTAGAAACCCAGCATTTTTCATACTCATCCTCACTgaggttttctgtgtgttggcaAACTCTGGGAAACTGTGCAGAGGTGGCAGTTATGATACGGCCTCGACACGCTCTGATATCTCTGTTTCTCGCAGTGGGAATGTGGGCGAGCAGATGTCATCTTTGAAAGATGCTCAGAGATacgttttttttgtagttttaagaGATAACACATGCAAAACCAGTATCACAACACACCTTTTACACGTTGACTCTACAGCATGCAGGGGTGTGTCGGATTCCTTGATTCCTCTGTGGCGTCTTTTATTCTCTTACTTCCAGTCTCGTCGGCACCTCTCACCACGTCGCCCAATCGCCTCCACACGAGTTCTTATCAGCCATCTCGTTCCCGTCACCTCCCACATTCCTCTTCccatctctcctttctctctcctctttcctacACTCAgcacttcctgtattttcttttttttagctCATTGTCCAGCATCTCCCACTCCTTCTTTCACtcccctccacttcctgttcctcctctccttcctcctcctgtttcatctTCTGTAAAGTACCAGCGTTTCTTCTAAAGAAATTAAAGCAGGTCAGTTATAGATGTAGTAGTGAGGGTAGGTTGCAATTtagttctggcttttgtgtgtgtacacacacacacacacacacacgcagacaaacAAATCTTTTACAGTAGTTGTTAGTGTGGTTGCCATCACAGTTGTCACCGTGCCAACCGTGAAATAACTTGACCCTTAAGAAAAATGACTGGGTGTGTCTGTCATCAACTCACTtctccaaaaacaaaaaacaaacacacacacacacacacacacacacacacacacacacacacacacacacacacacattcgtgCACCTTTTCTTTTCGTGGGGATTTTCAGCACATTCCTCTATGCAGAACTGATCTGTGAGGGATTTATATTTCAACACTCGACACCTGCTCTCAACTGCCActtacacacacccacacgcacattaacgcacacacactttaatgaTGACACTGTAAGCGCAGAGAGACaactccttgttttttttctttcctcgaAAATGTTGCTTTTCACCTCTACTTGCCTcactcctcttcttttctttcatattcTGTTGTTCTTTGACAGacttaaatgtaataattttgTACAAAATAGCATTTTTtcccaatacacacacacacacacacacctgcacagagAATAGTTTTAGAAACCTTATCCGCTTGGGCCCGTTGAAGTTTGGGTGTGTGACTAGGAAGATTGTTGCCAAGTTGCATCTGCTGTTACAcacttttttccatttaatttctCAAACATTCAAGTTGTACGTGTGCATCGCACACAGAGATTCATATCAGATTCCATTGAATGAATTGTTGAATGGTGAAATGACAAAGACAATGACAAAAATGCGAGAGGCGACGGGACAAAGCGAAGGCGTGGTAGACTGGAAAAGGCGGGAGGTGTTTTTCAACTTCCTGACGGGTAAAAGTTGTTATTGCATCGGTGAGAGAAACTGCAGCCAAATTAAACTTCCATTTAGGTTTCACCATCATGCAGGAGGTGGCTGTCACATGACACCAGCAGCCCCTGCTGGTCAAATCATAAAAAGAAGGGGTGATGCTGTCCACTGCAGTTAAAGGTtgagtgtgtaagatttaggtgaaagggatctagtggcagaaattgaatataaaataatcttagtgatgttttaactagtgtgtttcatctaaattgtatgaattgttgtatTCTTTACCTAGAATGAAccctatatatataaatacttaatatttcaTCTGGAGCCGGTGCTCTCAACAGAGGCCACCATGttctttacagtagcccagactggacaaaactaaacaccttttgagtttttatgatgACTGAATATTatcacaggttctctttcatgtttggaagtggcatgtgaggtgaggggtattcagctgcaacatgcaacttcaccactagatgtcactaaattctacacattgCCCCTTTAACGCtaaaaatcttttttgtttactctgtgtttgtctcaggGGAAACAACCCGTCAGTAATAGTCCATTCAGGCACGAAGCATCCTCTCCCCGCTGACTCTCCCGACACGCTGAAGAAGCGACGGATTCACCTCTGTGACTTCAGCGGCTGCAACAAAGTGTACACCAAGAGCTCCCACCTCAAAGCACACCGCAGGACACACACCGGTGAGACACTGGAGAAATCCTCTTTAATGCTCTTTTACAAAACTTGTAGAAACTGTTAAAAGGGAGATTGCTCTTTCCACACTTGCTAATGTTTGCtagttgtgggaactgtttctCTGTAATTGTCTAAGCTCtcaaccttactatgtaaagtgctttgacataatgtatgttgtgatttggtgcaatacaaatttaatttaattaaatattgtttttctccGTGTAGGTGAGAAGCCCTACAAGTGCATGTGGGAGGGCTGCACGTGGAAGTTCGCCCGCTCAGACGAGCTGACGAGACACTTCCGCAAGCACACGGGAGTCAAACCGTTCCAGTGTCCCGACTGCGAACGCAGCTTCTCCCGCTCTGACCACCTGGCTTTGCACAAGAAGCGCCACCTCCTGGTGTGAAGCAGCTCCCGCGGGAAACTTGAAAAGAAACTCACTCAGTGCTGGTTTCATTGTCGGACTGTACCACTTTGACTTgagttattttgttttcttttaaaggagCTGGCCTTAATCAATGGACTCTGACGGGGAGGGG
Protein-coding regions in this window:
- the klf3 gene encoding Krueppel-like factor 3; this encodes MLMYDYPLKPDMETSFYSSLVKSPEPYRVIFPHPAPLYHTHMHAFAQSHTPSNPTHTQLEPVDLSLSKRSSSSSSSSSPPCSSASSPASSRSSPPSPHSTASRASPRCSPPHAQLRSSPSHAIPPPTASLPYTTMVTPLISSGSGVIQGSGVMVSPVMVPLSVLYSSSLHLHQPIMMSQAVACDDDHHRSREHKTVHSAKPLELRGDAHDLHKPIKTEPCPELLHDFHNSHEMKSSVIRIPHEYEGNNPSVIVHSGTKHPLPADSPDTLKKRRIHLCDFSGCNKVYTKSSHLKAHRRTHTGEKPYKCMWEGCTWKFARSDELTRHFRKHTGVKPFQCPDCERSFSRSDHLALHKKRHLLV